Genomic segment of Umezawaea sp. Da 62-37:
TTCATCACCAGCGGCCCTCCCAGCGCGCGCGCCGCGTCGGCGGCCTGGTTCACCGAACTCACCAGGCGCTCCCGCGGGCGGTCGATCCCCAACGCCGTCAGCACTTCCGCGCCCTCGTGCTCGGTGATCACGCCGCCGCGCAGTCCACTGAGGACGTCCCCGACCCCGAGGTCCGACTGCCGTCCGAGCGGCTGGGACGGCATCGGAACGCTGGTGGCCAGTGCGTGCAGCACGCCGACGCCCATGCGCGGCGAGTCGTACACCGGCATCCCGTTGGCGCGCAGGATCTCCCTGGCCTCGGCGGTCTGCTGGCGGGCGGCGAGCCACACGACCACGACCGGCTTGGTCGCGCGGGCCCACAGCCCGCACAGGCCGTGCGCCATCGACGTGGCCAGGTCGCCGGTGACCATGGTCAGGACGACCAGGACGGAGTCGACCGTCGGGTCGGCGAGCAGTTCGTCGCACACCGCGATGAACCCGTCGGTCTCGTTGGCCTTGAACATCTGCGCGGTCACGTCGACCGGGTTGGTCACCGCGCCGAAGTCCGGGACCACTCGGGCGAGCCTGCGCTGCACCGGTTCGGTGAGGTCGTCGACGGTCATGCCGCGCGCCTCGGCCTGGTCCGCGGCGAGGCTGCCCGCGCCGCCGGAGGTCGTGATGATGCCGAGCCGGTGGCCGCCGGAACGCGGCAGCACGCTCAGCGCGTGGGCCGTGGCGATGAAGTCCTCGACGTCGTCGGCCTGGACCACCCCGCGCTCGCGGCACATCGCGGTGAACGCGGCGTCGTCGCCGATGATCGCGCCGGTGTGCGAGGTGGCGGCCCGCGCGCCGGAGCCCGACAGCGCGGACCGGAGCACCAGGATCGTCTTGCCCAGCTCGGCCGCCCGCGCGGTCAGCCGGTCGAACTCGGCGCCGGGCACGGGGCTCTCGAGGTACATCGTGAGCACCTGGATCCGCGGGTCCTCGACGAGGAAGTTCGCGATCTCGGTGGCGCCGAGGTCGGCTTGGTTGCCAGTGCTGGCCCAGGTGCCGATCCGCAGGCCGCGCTCCCTGGCGAGGCTGAAGATCGAGCCGCCGACGGCGCCGCTCTGGCCGATGTAGGCGATGTTGCCCGGCTCGGGCACGCCCAGTTCGAGCGCCGCGGTGAACGACGCGACCACGTGGTCGTGGACCGCCAAGAGGCCCTGGCAGTTGGGGCCGAGCAGCCGGACGCCGTGGTGGCGGGCCAGCCGGACCAGCTCCTCCTGGAGCGCCTGGCCGTCGGGCCCGGTCTCGGCGAAGCCGGAGGCGAACACGACCGCGGCCTTCGCGCCCGCCCTGGCCACCGCCGGCAGCAGCCGGACGACCTCGGAGGCGGAGACCAGCATCAGGACCAGGTCGACCTCGCCGGGCAGGTCGTCGAGCGAGGGGTAGCAGGTGAGGCCCTCGAGGGTCTGGTAGCCGGGGTTCACCGGGTAGACGGCACCGGCGAAACCGTGCTCGACCAGGTAGGTCAGCGGGCGGGCGAAGGGGTTGCCCGGCCTGCCGGACGCGCCGAGGACGGCGATGGCCCTCGGCCGGAACAGGGCGGAGAGGTCGTCGGCAGTCGTGGAATCGGAACTGGCGGCGAGTCCGCCGGGCGGGGCGAACGTTGCGGCGTCAGACACCTGGCGGCTCCCGTGGAGGACTGGATTCGAACTGGCGGGGTGTTGCGAGCATGTAACTTGAACCTGAATTCAGTGTCAAGTAGTGTTCTGGAACACACAAGATCAAGGAGTCGCCGGGATGAGATTCGGACTGACCCACGGGAACATCGGCCGCTTCGCGGACCCGGAGGCGGCGGCGGAGGTCGCGGTCGCCGCGGAGGCCACCGGCTTCGACTCGCTGTGGACGATCGAGCACGTCGTGCTGCCCACCGAGTACGAGCCGCTCTACCCCGAGACCGCCGACGGCCGGATCCCGTTCGCCCCCGACCACCCGATCGCCGACCCGCTGATCTGGATGGCGTTCGCCGCCGCCCGCACCACGACGATCAAGCTCGGCACCGCCGTGCTGGTCCTCCCCCAGCGCAACGCGCTGATCACCGCCAAGGAGGTCGCGACCCTGGACCGGCTCTCCGGCGGGCGGACGCTGCTCGGCGTGGGCGCGGGCTGGCTGCGCGAGGAGTTCGACGCGCTGCGCGTCGGATTCGAGGACCGCGGGCCCCGGATGAACGACACGATCGGCGCGATGCGCGCCCTGTGGTCGGGCGAACCGGCCGACTTCAGCAGCGACTCGGTGGCCTTCT
This window contains:
- a CDS encoding acetate--CoA ligase family protein, yielding MSDAATFAPPGGLAASSDSTTADDLSALFRPRAIAVLGASGRPGNPFARPLTYLVEHGFAGAVYPVNPGYQTLEGLTCYPSLDDLPGEVDLVLMLVSASEVVRLLPAVARAGAKAAVVFASGFAETGPDGQALQEELVRLARHHGVRLLGPNCQGLLAVHDHVVASFTAALELGVPEPGNIAYIGQSGAVGGSIFSLARERGLRIGTWASTGNQADLGATEIANFLVEDPRIQVLTMYLESPVPGAEFDRLTARAAELGKTILVLRSALSGSGARAATSHTGAIIGDDAAFTAMCRERGVVQADDVEDFIATAHALSVLPRSGGHRLGIITTSGGAGSLAADQAEARGMTVDDLTEPVQRRLARVVPDFGAVTNPVDVTAQMFKANETDGFIAVCDELLADPTVDSVLVVLTMVTGDLATSMAHGLCGLWARATKPVVVVWLAARQQTAEAREILRANGMPVYDSPRMGVGVLHALATSVPMPSQPLGRQSDLGVGDVLSGLRGGVITEHEGAEVLTALGIDRPRERLVSSVNQAADAARALGGPLVMKIQSPEVVHKTERGGVRLGVGVGEAATVYSDLVDRFTAEGTTEVLVQEQVAEGPELLVGITNTEPGFPPLLTVGMGGVTTELYQDTTTRLAPVDARAAKQMLLELKAAPLLTGFRGREGHDLDAAAEAIATLSRLAVLVGDRLAELEVNPLRLVDAGKRAIALDFLLRLGPLEETTA
- a CDS encoding LLM class F420-dependent oxidoreductase; protein product: MRFGLTHGNIGRFADPEAAAEVAVAAEATGFDSLWTIEHVVLPTEYEPLYPETADGRIPFAPDHPIADPLIWMAFAAARTTTIKLGTAVLVLPQRNALITAKEVATLDRLSGGRTLLGVGAGWLREEFDALRVGFEDRGPRMNDTIGAMRALWSGEPADFSSDSVAFSGVVSSPRPHGSSVPIHIGGFTVPAAIRAGRLGDGFFPGGYDLDRLDVLIRRCRKEAVAHGRDPDAIEITSRWTKKRDELANLDVLHRLADLGVDRVTISTLLFDHEHIADELARFQETVIAKF